In the Advenella kashmirensis WT001 genome, one interval contains:
- a CDS encoding NuoB/complex I 20 kDa subunit family protein, translating into MSSEQNVLNKQGFLVTSTDAVLNWVKTGSMWPVTFGLACCAVEMMHAGASRYDLDQFGIIFRPSPRQSDVMIVAGTLCNKMAPPLRKVYDQMAEPRWVVSMGSCANGGGYYHYSYSVVRGCDRIVPVDIYVPGCPPTAEALVYGLLQLQNKIRRTNTIAREA; encoded by the coding sequence ATGTCTTCTGAACAAAACGTATTGAACAAGCAGGGTTTTCTGGTTACTTCAACCGATGCCGTGCTTAACTGGGTGAAAACCGGCTCCATGTGGCCGGTCACCTTCGGTCTGGCCTGCTGTGCTGTAGAGATGATGCATGCTGGTGCATCCCGCTATGACCTGGATCAGTTTGGTATTATTTTCCGCCCCAGCCCCCGACAGTCCGATGTGATGATTGTTGCCGGTACACTGTGCAACAAAATGGCGCCGCCGCTGCGCAAGGTATATGACCAGATGGCCGAGCCCCGCTGGGTGGTGTCCATGGGTTCCTGTGCCAATGGCGGTGGATACTATCACTATTCGTATTCCGTAGTGCGCGGCTGTGACCGTATCGTTCCGGTAGATATCTACGTGCCGGGCTGTCCGCCCACTGCAGAGGCTCTGGTATATGGCTTGCTGCAGTTGCAGAACAAGATTCGTCGTACCAATACCATCGCACGCGAAGCGTAA
- a CDS encoding NADH-quinone oxidoreductase subunit C: MTRLETLEQALRAQFGDKESFVLTSAYGELNLEIPAEKWIETCRFLRDDAAFRFESCIDLCGVDYLTYGQPGVHATRTFPARFAVAVQLLSLTHNWRLRVRTWVPNDDFPVAASLIDVWPAVNWFEREAFDLYGIVFEGHPDLRRILTDYGFIGHPFRKDFPLSGYVEMRYDEASQRVIYQPVTIEPREITPRVIREEGYGVGR, translated from the coding sequence ATGACCCGTTTAGAAACCTTGGAACAAGCCCTGCGCGCACAGTTCGGCGACAAAGAGTCGTTCGTGCTGACCAGCGCCTATGGCGAGCTTAACCTGGAAATTCCAGCCGAAAAATGGATAGAGACCTGTCGGTTTCTGCGTGATGATGCCGCTTTCCGCTTTGAGTCCTGTATTGACTTGTGCGGGGTGGACTATCTGACCTACGGCCAACCCGGCGTGCACGCCACGCGTACGTTTCCGGCGCGCTTTGCGGTTGCCGTGCAACTGCTGTCGCTGACACATAACTGGCGCCTGCGGGTACGTACCTGGGTGCCGAATGACGATTTTCCGGTCGCCGCTTCGCTGATCGATGTCTGGCCCGCCGTCAACTGGTTTGAGCGTGAAGCATTCGACCTTTACGGTATTGTCTTCGAAGGTCACCCCGATCTGCGTCGTATCCTGACCGATTATGGTTTTATCGGGCATCCGTTCCGCAAGGATTTTCCGCTGTCAGGCTATGTGGAAATGCGTTACGACGAAGCTTCCCAGCGCGTGATTTATCAGCCCGTAACCATCGAGCCGCGCGAAATTACCCCACGCGTGATCCGCGAGGAAGGCTACGGAGTAGGACGTTAA